A segment of the Actinomycetota bacterium genome:
AGTACCCCGAGGCGATCTCGGCGCCGCTCGCCGAGAGCGTGCCGGACACGAACACCACCATCGGTGTGACCGCGAGCAGCGGTCCCAGCAGCCGGCGCCCGCGCACGCCGCCGGCTCCGACGATGGTTCCGAGCGCGAGCAGAGCCCCGCAGATCGTCGCGTTCGCCAGGCGGCCGAGGTACAGCACGCCCCTCGGGGTCGTCCCCAGACGTCCGGCGATGCCGGGCAGCGCGTAGGCGAAGGGGGGGTACGCGCCGAAATACGTGCTCGTCGCCAGCCTCGGGCCCCCCGGTGCGTCGACGGCATCGAGGCCTGCGATCATGCCGTCGATCGATTCGGCGCGCCCGGCTGCAGAGTTCTGCGCGATCCGCGCGGCCGCGTCGAGCGCCCAGGGGCCGAGCGCCGCGGGCTCGTCGAGGCAGCTGCTGCGCACGGCGGAACGGAGCGCGAAGCACGGGAGCTGTTGCGGTGGCACGACTGCTGGCGGGAGCGCCACCGTGCGGGTCAGCCGCCGGGAGAAGACCTCGTCGAAGGTGAGCGGGGCGCGCCCATAGCGCGGCCGCGCTCCCAGTTGACCCCGAGCGAGGGCAGCCGCCTTGATCTGCTGAGCCGGTTCATCCGGCGCCGCCCATGGCGGGTTGGCGCCGGCCTGGACGAACACGATGAGTATGAACCCCAGGGCGAGGATCGCTGCAGGCCGCGAGCGAAACCAGAGGAGCGCGCCGCCGG
Coding sequences within it:
- a CDS encoding DUF2142 domain-containing protein; amino-acid sequence: MFVQAGANPPWAAPDEPAQQIKAAALARGQLGARPRYGRAPLTFDEVFSRRLTRTVALPPAVVPPQQLPCFALRSAVRSSCLDEPAALGPWALDAAARIAQNSAAGRAESIDGMIAGLDAVDAPGGPRLATSTYFGAYPPFAYALPGIAGRLGTTPRGVLYLGRLANATICGALLALGTIVGAGGVRGRRLLGPLLAVTPMVVFVSGTLSASGAEIASGYCCAAGLLAVRRARPTKGAWPAVACGALGLVAARQLGPWELSLLLGSFAAATGRRRLVALWA